In one window of Solanum pennellii chromosome 2, SPENNV200 DNA:
- the LOC107011182 gene encoding subtilisin-like protease SBT1.7 codes for MSTYTLLVVVLVCLCHMSVAMEEKKTYIIHMAKSQMPAIFDDHTHWYDASLKSVSESAEMIYVYKNVVHGFAARLTAQQAESLETQPGILSVLPEVIYQLHTTRTPLFLGLDRSVNIFPESDAMSDVIVGVLDTGVWPERKSFDDTGFGPVPDSWKGECESSTNFSSAMCNRKLVGARYFSRGYETTLGPIDESKESKSPRDDDGHGTHTASTAAGSVVEGASLFGYASGTARGMAYRARVAMYKVCWLGGCFNSDILAGMDKAIDDKVDVLSLSLGGSTPDYYKDSIAIGAFAAMEKGILVSCSAGNAGPNQFSLANQAPWITTVGAGTIDRDFPAYVSLGNGKNFSGVSLYAGDSSFNKMLPLVYAGNASNVTSGNLCMMGTLIPEKVKGKIVLCDRGISARVQKGFVVKAAGGAGMVLTNTAANGEELVADAHLLPAAAVGQKAGDAIKKYLFSDPNPTAEILFGGTKVDIQPSPVVAAFSSRGPNSITPEILKPDIIAPGVNILAGWTGTVGPTGMAEDDRRVEFNIISGTSMSCPHVSGLAALIKGVHPEWSPAAIRSALMTTAYTVYENGGALVDVATGKPSTPFDHGAGHVDPVSAVNPGLVYDINADDYLNFLCALKYSPSQINMIARRNFTCDSRKKYSVTDLNYPSFAVSFVAGSDGSNTIKYSRTLTNVGPAGTYKVTVSSPNSSVKIIVEPETLSFTQINEKKSYTVSFTAPSKSSVTDVFGRIEWSDGKHVVSSPVAISWS; via the coding sequence atgTCTACATACACACTGCTAGTTGTTGTACTTGTGTGCCTATGTCACATGTCTGTGGCAATGGAGGAGAAGAAAACATACATCATTCACATGGCTAAATCACAAATGCCAGCAATATTTGATGATCATACTCACTGGTATGACGCGTCCCTCAAATCCGTCTCTGAATCAGCAGAGATGATCTATGTTTATAAAAACGTAGTTCATGGTTTTGCAGCAAGGCTTACAGCTCAACAAGCTGAATCCTTAGAGACCCAACCTGGGATTCTCTCTGTTTTGCCTGAGGTGATATACCAACTCCACACTACTCGGACACCTCTTTTTTTGGGACTTGATAGAAGTGTTAATATCTTTCCTGAGTCCGATGCTATGAGTGATGTCATTGTCGGAGTACTCGATACAGGGGTTTGGCCGGAGAGAAAGAGCTTTGACGATACTGGATTTGGACCTGTACCAGATTCATGGAAAGGTGAGTGTGAGTCCAGCACCAACTTCAGTTCTGCCATGTGTAACAGAAAGCTTGTTGGAGCGAGGTATTTTTCTAGGGGTTATGAAACTACTCTTGGACCAATTGATGAGTCCAAGGAGTCTAAATCTCCTAGGGATGATGATGGACATGGAACACACACTGCTTCTACAGCAGCTGGTTCAgttgttgagggtgctagcctTTTTGGTTATGCTTCAGGAACTGCTCGTGGAATGGCCTATCGCGCCAGAGTTGCCATGTACAAAGTTTGCTGGCTTGGGGGATGTTTTAACTCTGACATATTGGCAGGTATGGACAAAGCCATTGATGATAAAGTTGATGTGCTTTCATTATCACTTGGTGGAAGCACACCAGATTACTACAAAGACAGCATTGCAATTGGAGCTTTTGCTGCTAtggagaagggtattttggtttCTTGCTCTGCTGGAAATGCTGGACCTAATCAATTCAGTTTGGCCAACCAAGCACCTTGGATCACCACAGTCGGTGCTGGAACAATTGACCGTGATTTTCCAGCATATGTAAGCCTTGGCAATGGTAAAAATTTCTCCGGCGTTTCACTTTACGCGGGTGATTCATCATTTAATAAAATGCTTCCCTTGGTGTATGCTGGTAATGCCAGCAATGTAACCAGTGGAAATCTCTGTATGATGGGTACCTTAATTCCTGAGAAAGTTAAAGGCAAAATTGTGCTGTGTGACAGAGGGATTAGCGCTCGAGTCCAAAAGGGTTTTGTGGTAAAAGCGGCTGGTGGAGCCGGCATGGTTTTAACTAACACCGCCGCAAACGGGGAGGAACTAGTAGCTGACGCCCATTTACTTCCAGCGGCGGCGGTGGGTCAAAAAGCCGGTGATGCAATCAAGAAATATTTATTCTCAGATCCTAATCCAACGGCCGAAATTCTTTTTGGAGGAACAAAAGTAGACATCCAACCGTCACCGGTTGTCGCAGCGTTCAGTTCTAGAGGCCCAAATTCAATCACCCCGGAGATACTCAAACCGGATATTATCGCGCCCGGTGTAAACATTCTGGCCGGTTGGACCGGAACCGTCGGCCCGACGGGGATGGCTGAGGACGATAGACGGGTCGAGTTCAACATTATCTCAGGCACATCCATGTCGTGTCCACACGTGAGTGGCTTAGCGGCTTTGATAAAAGGAGTCCACCCAGAATGGAGCCCCGCCGCCATTCGTTCGGCGCTCATGACCACCGCTTACACCGTCTACGAGAACGGCGGAGCACTAGTAGATGTCGCCACCGGAAAACCATCTACACCTTTCGACCACGGCGCTGGACACGTGGATCCCGTTTCGGCGGTGAACCCAGGTCTTGTTTACGACATAAACGCCGATGATTACCTCAATTTCCTGTGTGCATTGAAATACAGTCCATCACAAATCAATATGATAGCAAGAAGAAACTTCACATgtgattcaagaaaaaaatacagCGTCACAGATTTGAATTACCCTTCATTTGCTGTTTCATTCGTTGCCGGGAGTGACGGTTCAAACACAATCAAGTACAGCCGGACATTGACTAATGTTGGACCGGCTGGAACATACAAAGTTACAGTTTCTTCCCCAAATAGTTCAGTGAAAATTATAGTCGAACCTGAAACATTGAGTTTCACTCAGATTAATGAGAAGAAATCGTATACTGTGAGTTTTACTGCTCCATCGAAGTCCTCGGTTACGGATGTATTCGGTAGAATTGAGTGGTCAGATGGGAAGCATGTGGTTAGTAGTCCAGTTGCAATTTCTTGGTCATGA
- the LOC107010588 gene encoding uncharacterized protein At2g23090-like, with the protein MGGGNGQKAKMAREKNIEKMKGAKGSQLDANKKAMNIQCKVCMQTFMCTTSEVKCKEHAEAKHPKSDLATCFPHLKK; encoded by the exons ATGGGTGGAGGCAACGGTCAGAAAGCCAAGATGGCCCGTGAGAAGAACATAGAGAAGATGAAAGGCGCAAAAG GAAGCCAACTTGACGCGAACAAGAAGGCCATGAATATCCAG TGCAAGGTGTGCATGCAGACATTTATGTGCACAACGTCAGAGGTGAAGTGCAAGGAACACGCCGAGGCCAAACATCCAAAATCTGACCTCGCTACCTGTTTCCCTCAtctcaaaaaataa
- the LOC107009083 gene encoding uncharacterized protein LOC107009083 isoform X1, with the protein MGVIVESNVWEPNPALCLFFFTSCCLSIYYLPSSTRSSAIFDHAPSSSFIRFQRSFLLLYSLSSVMEGLLAVFGEYDLAFHGISREQMVISLCVGYATALFVGTFLGMLSDLIGQRKVSLLFCLLHLFVAVWRRVTGHPSIWLASICLSLASTIFFFNFETWMVVEHDKLEQRQDSVNDMFWLMTFVESASFIGSQVVGNWLIGGHEKTTLLAPSSAVVIMALSALAYVSRGWKEDPKSIILREYQTKFHTYIISDKRVWLLSWTQATMHFSIAVFWITWAPTIVADGRGVLLGLVYPCVLGAKMLGSTAFSWFSSGPLSLRTEECLVYACIIMGFVTSVVAFDYQDVEILLMLFCIFHVCVGLVLPSLARLRTMYVPNDLRGGMMSLSIAPSNALMLFLLIQRGFYQNIENSTIIAMAALGLFSAAGCMYMLKRLGKQPHQNWHKL; encoded by the exons ATGGGGGTGATCGTCGAGAGCAATGTTTGGGAGCCAAATCCAGCACTGTGTTTATTCTTCTTCACATCATGTTGCTTGTCAATCTACTATTTGCCAAGCAGCACCAGAAGTTCCGCCATTTTCGATCACGCACCTTCGTCTTCCTTCATTCGTTTCCAGAGAAGTTTCCTTTTACTCTATTCGCTTTCTTCAG TAATGGAAGGCTTGTTGGCAGTATTTGGAGAGTACGACTTAGCATTCCATGGCATTAGTAGGGAGCAGATGGTCATCTCTCTATGTGTTGGATACGCAACTGCTCTCTTTGTCGGTACCTTTTTGGGAATGCTCTCGGATTTGAT TGGCCAGAGAAAAGTCAGCTTGTTATTTTGCTTGCTGCATCTTTTTGTTGCCGTATGGAGGAGGGTTACTGGACATCCAAGTATTTGGCTCGCTAGCATCTGTCTGTCTCTTGCCTCtacaatatttttcttcaacttcgaGACATGGATGGTTGTTGAGCATGATAAG CTTGAGCAGAGGCAGGATTCAGTGAATGACATGTTTTGGTTAATGACTTTTGTTGAATCTGCATCTTTCATTGGAAGCCAAGTGGTTGGTAACTGGTTAATTGGTGGTCatgaaaagacaactttgcTTGCTCCGTCCAGTGCAGTGGTAATAATGGCTCTTAGTGCTCTGGCTTATGTCAGCCGAGGATGGAAGGAAGATCCAAAATCAATTATTCTTAGAGAATATCAGACTAAatttcatacatacataatcaGTG ATAAAAGGGTTTGGCTTTTGTCATGGACCCAAGCTACCATGCACTTCTCAATTGCAGTTTTTTGGATTACTTGGGCTCCAACCATTGTG GCAGATGGGAGAGGGGTTTTGCTAGGTTTAGTATACCCCTGTGTACTTGGTGCGAAAATGCTTGGAAGCACTGCATTTTCCTGGTTCTCTAGTGGCCCTTTATCACTCCGAACAGAGGAGTGCTTAGTATATGCCTGTATTATTATGGGCTTTGTCACTTCCGTTGTAGCTTTTGATTATCAG GATGTTGAAATTCTTTTGATGCTATTCTGCatatttcatgtttgtgtgggATTGGTTTTGCCTTCACTTGCCAGATTGAGAACCAT GTATGTGCCTAATGATCTTCGAGGAGGAATGATGAGTTTATCTATCGCTCCTTCGAACGCGCTTATGTTATTCCTTTTGATTCAG AGAGGTTTTTACCAGAATATTGAAAATTCAACAATTATAGCTATGGCAGCTCTTGGTCTTTTTTCTGCAGCTGGATGCATGTATATGTTAAAGCGGCTTGGAAAGCAACCACACCAGAACTGGCACAAATTATGA
- the LOC107009083 gene encoding uncharacterized protein LOC107009083 isoform X2: protein MEGLLAVFGEYDLAFHGISREQMVISLCVGYATALFVGTFLGMLSDLIGQRKVSLLFCLLHLFVAVWRRVTGHPSIWLASICLSLASTIFFFNFETWMVVEHDKLEQRQDSVNDMFWLMTFVESASFIGSQVVGNWLIGGHEKTTLLAPSSAVVIMALSALAYVSRGWKEDPKSIILREYQTKFHTYIISDKRVWLLSWTQATMHFSIAVFWITWAPTIVADGRGVLLGLVYPCVLGAKMLGSTAFSWFSSGPLSLRTEECLVYACIIMGFVTSVVAFDYQDVEILLMLFCIFHVCVGLVLPSLARLRTMYVPNDLRGGMMSLSIAPSNALMLFLLIQRGFYQNIENSTIIAMAALGLFSAAGCMYMLKRLGKQPHQNWHKL, encoded by the exons ATGGAAGGCTTGTTGGCAGTATTTGGAGAGTACGACTTAGCATTCCATGGCATTAGTAGGGAGCAGATGGTCATCTCTCTATGTGTTGGATACGCAACTGCTCTCTTTGTCGGTACCTTTTTGGGAATGCTCTCGGATTTGAT TGGCCAGAGAAAAGTCAGCTTGTTATTTTGCTTGCTGCATCTTTTTGTTGCCGTATGGAGGAGGGTTACTGGACATCCAAGTATTTGGCTCGCTAGCATCTGTCTGTCTCTTGCCTCtacaatatttttcttcaacttcgaGACATGGATGGTTGTTGAGCATGATAAG CTTGAGCAGAGGCAGGATTCAGTGAATGACATGTTTTGGTTAATGACTTTTGTTGAATCTGCATCTTTCATTGGAAGCCAAGTGGTTGGTAACTGGTTAATTGGTGGTCatgaaaagacaactttgcTTGCTCCGTCCAGTGCAGTGGTAATAATGGCTCTTAGTGCTCTGGCTTATGTCAGCCGAGGATGGAAGGAAGATCCAAAATCAATTATTCTTAGAGAATATCAGACTAAatttcatacatacataatcaGTG ATAAAAGGGTTTGGCTTTTGTCATGGACCCAAGCTACCATGCACTTCTCAATTGCAGTTTTTTGGATTACTTGGGCTCCAACCATTGTG GCAGATGGGAGAGGGGTTTTGCTAGGTTTAGTATACCCCTGTGTACTTGGTGCGAAAATGCTTGGAAGCACTGCATTTTCCTGGTTCTCTAGTGGCCCTTTATCACTCCGAACAGAGGAGTGCTTAGTATATGCCTGTATTATTATGGGCTTTGTCACTTCCGTTGTAGCTTTTGATTATCAG GATGTTGAAATTCTTTTGATGCTATTCTGCatatttcatgtttgtgtgggATTGGTTTTGCCTTCACTTGCCAGATTGAGAACCAT GTATGTGCCTAATGATCTTCGAGGAGGAATGATGAGTTTATCTATCGCTCCTTCGAACGCGCTTATGTTATTCCTTTTGATTCAG AGAGGTTTTTACCAGAATATTGAAAATTCAACAATTATAGCTATGGCAGCTCTTGGTCTTTTTTCTGCAGCTGGATGCATGTATATGTTAAAGCGGCTTGGAAAGCAACCACACCAGAACTGGCACAAATTATGA
- the LOC107010587 gene encoding casein kinase II subunit alpha-1 produces the protein MSKARVYTDINVLRPREYWDYESLTVQWGDQDDYEVVRKVGRGKYSEVFEGINVNSREKCIIKILKPVKKKKIKREIKILQNLCGGPNIVKLLDIVRDQHSKTPSLIFEYVNSTDFKVLYPTLTDYDIRYYIYELLKALDYCHSQGIMHRDVKPHNVMIDHELRKLRLIDWGLAEFYHPGKEYNVRVASRYFKGPELLVDLQDYDYSLDMWSLGCMFAGMIFRKEPFFYGHDNQDQLVKIAKVLGTDELNAYLHKYQLELDPQLEAMVGRHSRKPWSKFINADNQHLVSPEAIDYLDKLLRYDHQTRLTAKEAMAHPYFGQVRAAETSRMRTQ, from the exons ATGTCTAAAGCTCGAGTATACACCGATATCAATGTGCTTCGTCCTAGGGAATATTGGGATTACGAATCGCTAACTGTTCAATGGGG TGATCAGGATGACTATGAGGTTGTTCGAAAAGTTGGAAGAGGAAAATACAGTGAAGTTTTTGAAGGTATAAATGTTAACAGCAGGGAGAAGTGCATAATCAAGATCCTGAAACCTGTTAAGAAGAAAAAG ATCAAAAGAGAGATAAAGATATTGCAAAATCTCTGTGGTGGACCAAATATTGTCAAACTCCTTGATATCGTCAGAGATCAGCATTCAAAAACTCCAAGCTTAATTTTTGAGTACGTGAACAGCACAGATTTCAAGGTTTTGTACCCAACGCTAACAGACTATGACATACGGTACTACATATATGAGCTTCTCAAG GCACTAGATTATTGCCATTCACAGGGAATAATGCACAGGGATGTCAAACCTCATAACGTTATGATAGACCATGAACTGCGGAAGCTTCGCTTGATAGATTGGGGTCTTGCTGAATTTTACCACCCAGGGAAGGAATACAATGTTCGTGTGGCTTCAAG ATACTTCAAGGGCCCTGAACTTCTAGTTGACTTGCAAGACTATGACTATTCTTTGGACATGTGGAGCCTTGGCTGCATGTTTGCAGGAATG ATTTTCCGCAAGGAACCTTTCTTTTATGGCCATGATAATCAGGATCAGCTCGTCAAAATTGCAAAG GTACTTGGGACAGATGAGTTGAATGCGTACTTGCACAAGTATCAACTAGAGCTTGATCCTCAGCTAGAGGCTATGGTTGGGAG ACACAGTAGGAAGCCATGGTCCAAATTTATTAATGCAGACAATCAGCATCTAGTGTCACCGGAG GCTATAGATTATCTTGACAAGCTTCTCCGTTATGATCATCAGACTAGACTTACGGCAAAAGAAGCAATG GCCCATCCATATTTCGGGCAAGTGAGGGCTGCTGAAACTAGCAGGATGAGGACACAGTAG